In Ovis aries strain OAR_USU_Benz2616 breed Rambouillet chromosome 22, ARS-UI_Ramb_v3.0, whole genome shotgun sequence, the DNA window GCATAGAATGAATAAGAAGATCATGGTCCGTCAGATTCAAGGTTAATCCCTCTGTTCTCAGGGTTCTTCTCTGCAAAATGGCAGTAGTAATATTCACCTTGCAAGGCTATTGGTAGGGTTAGatgagataatccatgtaaaGCACTGATGTTCAGTAAATTTCATCCATTTTCCAAGTATTTTCccaatttttcattttggaaaatttcaaaccTTAAAAATGTTGAAAGGATAGTAGAATAATATCCAATATACCCATTGCAGTAGTTTGTTCACAGTGCCATAGAGAAACCCACAGACTGGGTAGCTTCAacaacagaattttgttttttcacagttccagaggctgggaTTCCAAAGTTAGGGTGCCGGCAGAGGTGGCTTCTGGTGAGACctttcttcctggtttgcagatggcacCTTCCTGCTGTGTCTGCTGAGGCCTCTTTGTATGAGTAACTCCTGGTGTCCCCCTTCTTCTTACAGGGACTTCAGTTCTCCTAGATTAGCGCCCCACTCTTATGACCTCAGTTACATTTAATTACCTTCTTAAAGGCCCTATGTCTACATATATAGTCACATTATGGATTAAAACTTCAATATGGATTTTcagggggacacagttcagtccataattgttgtttttgttcagtcactaagtcatatccaactgtttgtgacctcacaacatgccaggcaggcttccctgtccttcactatctcccagactgctcaaattcctgtccattgtgttgatgatgccatccaaccatctcattctctgtcatccccttctcctcctgctttcaatctttcccaacatcagggtcttttccagtaaatcggctctttgcatcaggtggccaaagtattggagcttcagctctagtatcagtctttccaatgaatattcagagttgatttcctttaggattgattggtttgatctccttggtatTTAATTTCCCTATTCACTACTGACCAGCATGGAAAACCTCAGACTGAATGTTTGAGATTCTCTGCATTGATTTTTGGAGGAAGTCGTGGTTATGGGTGTGTTGGGGCGCGGAGGGGGCTCTCTTCATGGGGAGGATAAGCTGCATGAGGATGGTGTGTTACGTCCTTcagtgggagaggggtggggtgacTATGCCTGTGCTTTACTCTCTCCTTGCCATCCATGAGAACTGATGAAACATTAAATCTTTTCATTGTTGGCAGCATCTGGCATGGAGGTTCCAGCTCTGCTCCTGAGGGTGCTGCCACTCCAGACCCCTGCCTCGTGTCCCCAGAGGTGACTGAGCCGAGAGAGCACCCACAGGCAGCCAGGGGTCCAGAAGATTCTCCACGTCCCAGCACACCGGAGCCCCAGGAGTGGGAGAGTCCCTCGTCTTCCATGCGCTTTGCCGAGGGCCCCCCGGAAGGTTGCTTGGCAAGCCCAGAAGGGGAACCTGAAGGTTGGCCCCTGGTTCAACACTCTCGGAGGGAACTTTCTCCAAATGGCCCAGGAGAGGCCTCGGCAGCCTCTGTCCCTCAGGACGACAACTTGACTCAGCGCAAGGTGGTTTCTGTCATCCCCAGTGCCGAAGGAGAGACAGGCTTGAAGGAAGAAGAAGGGCAGAGACTGTCTTCCTCCAGCTCCACTGACCAGTTGGCAGGAATTCCACCAACTGCTCCTCCAGAGCCCATGAAGGTGCAGCTGCCTGGAGAGGATGCCCGGCCTGGTGATTTCAAGTCCCAAGGGCAAGAGGCTGCAGCTGGCTTACCACGGCCAGAGTCCCGGCAGGGAACCCCCAAGGCCCCTGCTGCCCACCTAGGCCAGGAGAGCTCAGCCAGCCTGGAGGAGCCTCCCCTAAAACCTGAGATCTCAACCTCGCAAGAGCCAGCCCCCGAATGCCCAGTGGAGGGGCCACCTCAGGATTTCACCGATGACACGGGATTCCTCGGGGCCTGCCCTCCCACTGGGACCAGTTCAGGGGCTGCCCAAGAAGCCAAAGCGAAGTCCGATTTCCAGGAAAGCTGCCAGCAGCCGATGGGAGCACTCCCACCCACAGGGCTGCCCTGGGATTCACTGGGTCCTGCCCTGGTGCCGGGGGCCAAGGGCTCTTGGGAGGAGACTCTGGGTGCCCTTGATGCTCAGGGTCACTCACAGACCAGGAGCCAAGATGCTCAGCCTAGTCAAGTCACCTGGGCAGCAATAGGTGATCAGCCCGAGGGAATTTTGTTCATGAGCCCTGAGTCTGCCCCACACGCCGCAACTGAGGATGTGGGTCCAGCTTCAagcctcccctcccagccagctGCTCTGGCCTCCGTGGCTGCAGAACAAGCCAAGGAGATGGTTTCCATGGCCGAGATGCCTGTTCTCACAGATCTGGCTACAGAGTGGGCAGAAGCAGGGTTGTCAGGACCGGAGAAGCAAGCATCAGACCtcagaggagaaggagagggtctGGAAGGAGGCTCCAGAGAGATTCCTGCTCCTGCCCCCCCGAAGGAGAGGGCAGAGCTTGGGAACAGGGAGCTAAGCCATGAAGTCCATCCAAAGGTTCCAGCTCTCCCCACTCCCAGTGCATCAGATGAGAGTGCCAGCAGGTCACCAGGGCCGAAGGATGAAGCTGAGCCCCCCGAAGGCCCAGCTGTGGCTAACGAGGAAAGCAAAGTCGCTGGGGCTGATCCTAGAGGACAGAGAGCAGCCCCAGGGCCCCTTGATGGTGCAGATACTGGGAATCTACAGGCAGAACAACCTGAGGCCTGGGACTGCAAGCCTGACCCAGAGGTGGACAAGGACGAGGTTTCACAGCTGACTGGCGATGAGGAGAGCAAAGGCCTTCCGAACACAGTCCTAGCACAGCCACTTGGAGAGGAGATCCCCGGGCACACGGACAGGTCTGACTGTCCCTTAGAAGATGCAGCTTGGAACGTGGTGGCCCGTGGGATGATGGGAGAATCTCAAGTGGTCCACGCATCGGGCTCACTGCACCAGCTCCCTGAACAGCATCCCAGCCCACCCTCTGGGCCAGAAGGAGCTGGTGAATGTGTTCTTCCCCGGGGAACCATCTGGGCAGGGCCGGAACCACAGACCAAATGTCCCGACACCCTTCAGGACGTGGAGGGACTGGGAAGAATGGACTCTCTTCCTGCTTTAGAATCTGAGAAATCAGATTTCCTGTCGGCTCCTGCTCCAGAGGTCGTCCCCAAAGCCCAGGAGGCGGAGAGCATGCCTGAAATAAAGTCAGGGAGCCACCCATCTGCACAGAGGCCCGGCCATAGGGAGGGGGAGGGCTTGCTAAGATCTCCCCACCCCCGTGGGCTGGGGCGTGACACAGCTGGACAGGAAGTCCTTGCTGATGGGCCCCCTCCCCCTGAGGAGGAGAACTGGGCAGTGGACTGCAGGCTCACGACGCTCAGCCTAGAGCAAGGTCGGCAGGGAAACCTATCCCACCCGGGGGACAGCGGTATAGAAGTGACTGCATCCGAGAGGCCCTTACTGTGTCCTGAGAACCATCTCCAAACATCCCAGACACACCCAGACGCATTGGTCTTCAATATGCTCAGGGAGACATCCCAAGGGTGCGGAAGCAAAGAAGAGGCTTATCCAGGTGATACGGATTTTAAGAACCTGGGTGCCGATTCTCCACAAATCCACACACCCGTGGGACCGCGGGAAGATGTGAACTTGTCCACTCATGGAGGCAAGCAACCGGCTTCTGAAACGGAACTTCAAAGTGAGCTCCCCAAAGGCAGTCTGTCTGATGCTCCGAGTTCACCTCCTGGGGGCACAGTTCTGGAGAATCCTGAGACCGAGAAGTCGCAGTTGTCAGCACCCATGAAGCCTGAGTTGCCTGCACTCAGGGAGAAGGGGCAAGAGGGAGAATGCAGCGGCAGTCAGCCGTCCAGGAGCTTATCTCCTGCAGCAGACACTTCCCAAGACCCTTCTCTTGCAGGTAGCTTGAGCAGAAAGGAATATAGCTGTGCTGGGCAGGGGCCAAACGAGTCCCAACAGGAGCTGGTTGACGGGCTGAACACCGGCAGCCAGCATGAAGAAGCATGTCTTGAGGACGCAGGCATTTCAGGAGCAGCTGACGCTTGGCCCCAGCTCCAGGATTTGGGCAAGACAGAGAAGGCAAGTGGAAACACCGTGGGGGCCCCGCCTTGTTGGCCTGACTCAGTAGCTCTCCCGGAGGCAGCTCACAGCCAGTCAGTTCCAGCACCTGCCAGCCCCCGAGCCACACCCGCCCAGGATGCCCCAGTGAGAGAGGCAGGTGAAGAAACCCAGGAGGGCAGGCAGCAACCGGGGTTGgtcccacagaaggaaatggaGCACCTCACTGCCTCAGATGCAGAGGTCCTGGagctttctggaattttcccaTCAGCCAAGGATCAAGGTGTGGATGGTGCTGAGACTTGCGGGAAGGCGGACGGAGGAGCCCTGGGGATGTGGCAGGCTCCGGGGGAGCCAGGCTCCCTCCGAACAGAGCAGCACTCTTCCCCTGGGGAGGAAGCCTCTACCTCTGCTCTAGGTGAGCAGCACTTGGCCAGCTGCCAGGATGCCTGGCCACTAGCCAGGGAGCTGGCTGAGAGTCCCAGAAGCGTGGCAGATCTTTCTGCAGCACAGGTTGTCCCTGACCCACAGAGGCTCCTGCCGTCTGGACCCCCGGAGGAGGCTGCCCCTGGTACTCCTTACCTGCACATCGAGGGTGCTGCCAGGAAAGGGCTGGAAGACAGTGTTGTGAAAGCTGTTTCACCCCAAGGCCCCGGAGCCCCTGGGGAAAGCCCTTGTTCCACTCGGGAGCCCCTGCTTGCCTCGGAAatagcctcctccagggagggCTCTGCTGAGTCCTCCTTCTTGCaagcaggagctgcaggtgaGGGAATCTCTGCAGCACCAGCCAGCCTTGGAAGCTCCAAAGCTGCGACCTCGGAGGGTCCTGTGGACTCTGTACCGTACTTGGACAGGATGCCGTTTCTGGCCAAGACTAAGGAGACCACAGGGGAGGAGAAATGGTCAGGAGCTCCCGGTGCAAGTGCTGAGCCCGGCGAAATTCCAGCATGCCCCGTCAGTGAGGAGAGCAAGGCAGGGGAAGCAGCAAGAGAGACCGAGGGCAGCGGGGAGAGGATGCTAGAGCCTTCCAAGGATCCCAGGCAGGGAGCATCAGCTGGTGTAGACGCAAGCTGCAGGCAGACTGGGATGCTCGCTGGGTTGCCTGATTTCAGGGAGCACATCACCAAGATCTTCGAGAAGTCTGTGCTTGGAGCCCTGACCGCCGATTGGCCCCAGAGCACACAGGGAGAAAAGGCGGGAGCCGGGAAGAGGGTGATGGGCAAGGGCCTCATGGTGCCAAGCCCAGAGAAGCTTCCAGATGGGACTCAAGGAGTGGCCgtcacccctctccccacccttcctACTGGTCTCTGGGTGGACTCAAAGGAGAAGAAGCAAGAGCTGGCCGTAGAGGCTGAGATTTCTCGTCTGGGTCCCCAGGATCCAGCTCTAGGAGAGCTGCCCGGGCTGGCCTGGCTGGCCGCAGAGCACACCCTGCCGGGCGCCAGTGATGGAAAGGAAGTAAGCGAGGCCCCGCAGGTGCTGGCGGACAGCAAGAAGCTGGAGGGGGCTGGAGAAGGCTGGTGGCGGGGACCTGGAGGAGGCCAGGCCCATTCACAGCAGGCAGGTGGCCCACAGGAAGCAGCTTCAGATCTGTCTTCACAGGCGGCTTCTCCAGAGGCTTCCGGGGCTGACTTGCAGGTGGCTCCCCAGAGCCATGCAGAAGGGGACTCTGGTCCAGATGACAGCATTCCTTCTGGAAAACAGAGCCAGGAAACAGCCCACCAGGACAGTCAACCCAGAGAAGATGGTCCCCGGGGCTCTTCTCACCCCCGGGCTCTGGGTGACATGCCAGGATCCACCTCTGCCTGGGGAGCATCTCCCCACGGGGACGTCCCACCTCTGCCCGAGGCCGTCGGTCAGCCCTGCACCCCAGACCCACTTGGGGGTGAGAGGAGGCGTGCAGGTGCAGCTGGCATCTCGGAAACACAAGATGCCCTGGGCACCCAGGGCGTCCGGGAGCCCCCAGCTGGGGAAGTGGCAGATAATCCGCTGGAGCCCGGCTTGGAAGCTGGAGCTGCTGGGGAAGCAGAGGGTGACGTCACTGTGAACACAGCTGGGACCCGGACATGTGTGTCTGAGGACCTGCCTGAAACAGGTACTACGAGAATGTTCTCTGGTGCGGCTGTTGCCTCGGCTGTGCCAGGAAGCCCTGGGGACCCAGGCTGCTCAGAAGGGGCTCTGAGGATGGATGCTGAAGTCGCCCCAGGTGGGGGCTGCCCGGCCGGGCCCCCACAGGCTGAGGAGCAACCCAGGCCTGAGTTCCCTGCTTTTGCGGAGGATGGGAAGATAGGTGTCTCCTCACCCACAGAACCTGACAAAACTCGGGACCTGAAGCTGCAAAACCTGGATCCAGAAGCACTGGATGCTGAGAGGTACTTAGAATAAATTCACACGCTAATGTGGGGTCAACTGTAAAAgtgattctcatttttaaaagtcaaagtgaTGAGCGGCTTTAAAGAAGCTTCATTTTTCCGTATCTAATTGTTTAAATTTCCCTACTTACAATCTCTGGATGTGCTGAGAGTCTGAAAACATGTGAGAAATGGTTTGGAGGCGTCTGTTTGGTTTGGAGGAGCTGTCTGTTTAAcacatcttttttcctttccttgtgttctttaattcttctaactGAAATTGTAAAGCATGAAATATTTACAGGCCAGCAGTGGACTATGGGGTCATAGGTTATGGTcagtcagactatttt includes these proteins:
- the TACC2 gene encoding transforming acidic coiled-coil-containing protein 2 isoform X17 codes for the protein MGNENSSSGNQQEDSGLNNVILWPPNPEPLQKTSLARSSGSVQPPGNSQRVERKPEEASEGTDPGDRPSIWHGGSSSAPEGAATPDPCLVSPEVTEPREHPQAARGPEDSPRPSTPEPQEWESPSSSMRFAEGPPEGCLASPEGEPEGWPLVQHSRRELSPNGPGEASAASVPQDDNLTQRKVVSVIPSAEGETGLKEEEGQRLSSSSSTDQLAGIPPTAPPEPMKVQLPGEDARPGDFKSQGQEAAAGLPRPESRQGTPKAPAAHLGQESSASLEEPPLKPEISTSQEPAPECPVEGPPQDFTDDTGFLGACPPTGTSSGAAQEAKAKSDFQESCQQPMGALPPTGLPWDSLGPALVPGAKGSWEETLGALDAQGHSQTRSQDAQPSQVTWAAIGDQPEGILFMSPESAPHAATEDVGPASSLPSQPAALASVAAEQAKEMVSMAEMPVLTDLATEWAEAGLSGPEKQASDLRGEGEGLEGGSREIPAPAPPKERAELGNRELSHEVHPKVPALPTPSASDESASRSPGPKDEAEPPEGPAVANEESKVAGADPRGQRAAPGPLDGADTGNLQAEQPEAWDCKPDPEVDKDEVSQLTGDEESKGLPNTVLAQPLGEEIPGHTDRSDCPLEDAAWNVVARGMMGESQVVHASGSLHQLPEQHPSPPSGPEGAGECVLPRGTIWAGPEPQTKCPDTLQDVEGLGRMDSLPALESEKSDFLSAPAPEVVPKAQEAESMPEIKSGSHPSAQRPGHREGEGLLRSPHPRGLGRDTAGQEVLADGPPPPEEENWAVDCRLTTLSLEQGRQGNLSHPGDSGIEVTASERPLLCPENHLQTSQTHPDALVFNMLRETSQGCGSKEEAYPGDTDFKNLGADSPQIHTPVGPREDVNLSTHGGKQPASETELQSELPKGSLSDAPSSPPGGTVLENPETEKSQLSAPMKPELPALREKGQEGECSGSQPSRSLSPAADTSQDPSLAGSLSRKEYSCAGQGPNESQQELVDGLNTGSQHEEACLEDAGISGAADAWPQLQDLGKTEKASGNTVGAPPCWPDSVALPEAAHSQSVPAPASPRATPAQDAPVREAGEETQEGRQQPGLVPQKEMEHLTASDAEVLELSGIFPSAKDQGVDGAETCGKADGGALGMWQAPGEPGSLRTEQHSSPGEEASTSALGEQHLASCQDAWPLARELAESPRSVADLSAAQVVPDPQRLLPSGPPEEAAPGTPYLHIEGAARKGLEDSVVKAVSPQGPGAPGESPCSTREPLLASEIASSREGSAESSFLQAGAAGEGISAAPASLGSSKAATSEGPVDSVPYLDRMPFLAKTKETTGEEKWSGAPGASAEPGEIPACPVSEESKAGEAARETEGSGERMLEPSKDPRQGASAGVDASCRQTGMLAGLPDFREHITKIFEKSVLGALTADWPQSTQGEKAGAGKRVMGKGLMVPSPEKLPDGTQGVAVTPLPTLPTGLWVDSKEKKQELAVEAEISRLGPQDPALGELPGLAWLAAEHTLPGASDGKEVSEAPQVLADSKKLEGAGEGWWRGPGGGQAHSQQAGGPQEAASDLSSQAASPEASGADLQVAPQSHAEGDSGPDDSIPSGKQSQETAHQDSQPREDGPRGSSHPRALGDMPGSTSAWGASPHGDVPPLPEAVGQPCTPDPLGGERRRAGAAGISETQDALGTQGVREPPAGEVADNPLEPGLEAGAAGEAEGDVTVNTAGTRTCVSEDLPETGTTRMFSGAAVASAVPGSPGDPGCSEGALRMDAEVAPGGGCPAGPPQAEEQPRPEFPAFAEDGKIGVSSPTEPDKTRDLKLQNLDPEALDAERKIPKAGPSTLPLVPEKDAPDITDEVISDDASSAGGAESSLVPDGVIQPAALEDLENSLLAASTSHSDVSGQVSTDLTAQSTIPAAARVDLTAPASEYASLPSAPAGDGVEASVPSCQRLAKDLSRSSDSEEAFETPESTTPVKAPPAPPPPPPEVITAPEVSVQAPLEEPGCSSEPASVPDGPRSSSVEGSPFHPPPHSFSAVFDEDKPIASSGTYNLDFDNIELVDNLQTLEPRPSDPKNQDCKVNSRRKSTDSVPTSKSTLSRSLSLQASDFDGASCSGNPEATAPVADAYSAGSSSASSTLKRTKKPRPPSLKKKQTTKKPPETPPVRETQHEPTGESPDPSEENQTAGTRPEPARAEGSRSALSEEAPPEPAAAPKAACPLDCEAAEGAVPPASGGGRVQNSPPIGRRTLPLATAPEAVEVTPSDSGGQEDSPAKGLSVRLEFDYSEDKGSWDTQQETPPPTKKIGKKPVAKMPLRRPKMKKTPEKLDNTPASPTRSPAEPNDIPIAKGTYTFDIDKWDDPNFNPFSSTSKMQESPKLPQQSYNFDPDACDESTDPFKTCSKAPSSPSKSPASFEIPASAVEANGVDGDGLNKPAKKKKTPLKTDTFRVKKSPKRSPLSDPPSQDPTPVATPETPPVISAVVHATDEEKLAVTNQKWTCMTVDLEADKQDYPQPSDLSTFVNETKFNSPTEELDYRNSYEIEYMEKIGSSLPDNDAPKKQALYLMFDTSQESPVKSPPVRMSESPTPCSGSSFEETEALVNTGAKIQHPVARGLAPNQEPHLQVPEKSSQKELEAMALGTASEVMEITAPEGSFASADALLSRLAHPASLCGALDYLEPDLAEKNPPVFAQKLQEELEFAIMRIEALKLARQIALAARSRQDTKREAAHPPDVSISKTALYSRIGTAEVEKPAGLLFQQPDLDSALQIARAEIITKEREVSEWKDKYEESRREVMEMRKIVAEYEKTIAQMIEDEQREKSVSHQTVQQLVLEKEQALADLNSVEKSLADLFRRYEKMKEVLEGFRKNEEVLKKCAQEYLSRVKKEEQRYQALKVHAEEKLDRANAEIAQVRGKAQQEQAAYQASLRKEQLRVDALERTLEQKVTGGRSWPETQTHGGWASHAGPLVRHSWGRVMLRGRGLALPLG
- the TACC2 gene encoding transforming acidic coiled-coil-containing protein 2 isoform X20 codes for the protein MGNENSSSGNQQEDSGLNNVILWPPNPEPLQKTSLARSSGSVQPPGNSQRVERKPEEASEGTDPGDRPSIWHGGSSSAPEGAATPDPCLVSPEVTEPREHPQAARGPEDSPRPSTPEPQEWESPSSSMRFAEGPPEGCLASPEGEPEGWPLVQHSRRELSPNGPGEASAASVPQDDNLTQRKVVSVIPSAEGETGLKEEEGQRLSSSSSTDQLAGIPPTAPPEPMKVQLPGEDARPGDFKSQGQEAAAGLPRPESRQGTPKAPAAHLGQESSASLEEPPLKPEISTSQEPAPECPVEGPPQDFTDDTGFLGACPPTGTSSGAAQEAKAKSDFQESCQQPMGALPPTGLPWDSLGPALVPGAKGSWEETLGALDAQGHSQTRSQDAQPSQVTWAAIGDQPEGILFMSPESAPHAATEDVGPASSLPSQPAALASVAAEQAKEMVSMAEMPVLTDLATEWAEAGLSGPEKQASDLRGEGEGLEGGSREIPAPAPPKERAELGNRELSHEVHPKVPALPTPSASDESASRSPGPKDEAEPPEGPAVANEESKVAGADPRGQRAAPGPLDGADTGNLQAEQPEAWDCKPDPEVDKDEVSQLTGDEESKGLPNTVLAQPLGEEIPGHTDRSDCPLEDAAWNVVARGMMGESQVVHASGSLHQLPEQHPSPPSGPEGAGECVLPRGTIWAGPEPQTKCPDTLQDVEGLGRMDSLPALESEKSDFLSAPAPEVVPKAQEAESMPEIKSGSHPSAQRPGHREGEGLLRSPHPRGLGRDTAGQEVLADGPPPPEEENWAVDCRLTTLSLEQGRQGNLSHPGDSGIEVTASERPLLCPENHLQTSQTHPDALVFNMLRETSQGCGSKEEAYPGDTDFKNLGADSPQIHTPVGPREDVNLSTHGGKQPASETELQSELPKGSLSDAPSSPPGGTVLENPETEKSQLSAPMKPELPALREKGQEGECSGSQPSRSLSPAADTSQDPSLAGSLSRKEYSCAGQGPNESQQELVDGLNTGSQHEEACLEDAGISGAADAWPQLQDLGKTEKASGNTVGAPPCWPDSVALPEAAHSQSVPAPASPRATPAQDAPVREAGEETQEGRQQPGLVPQKEMEHLTASDAEVLELSGIFPSAKDQGVDGAETCGKADGGALGMWQAPGEPGSLRTEQHSSPGEEASTSALGEQHLASCQDAWPLARELAESPRSVADLSAAQVVPDPQRLLPSGPPEEAAPGTPYLHIEGAARKGLEDSVVKAVSPQGPGAPGESPCSTREPLLASEIASSREGSAESSFLQAGAAGEGISAAPASLGSSKAATSEGPVDSVPYLDRMPFLAKTKETTGEEKWSGAPGASAEPGEIPACPVSEESKAGEAARETEGSGERMLEPSKDPRQGASAGVDASCRQTGMLAGLPDFREHITKIFEKSVLGALTADWPQSTQGEKAGAGKRVMGKGLMVPSPEKLPDGTQGVAVTPLPTLPTGLWVDSKEKKQELAVEAEISRLGPQDPALGELPGLAWLAAEHTLPGASDGKEVSEAPQVLADSKKLEGAGEGWWRGPGGGQAHSQQAGGPQEAASDLSSQAASPEASGADLQVAPQSHAEGDSGPDDSIPSGKQSQETAHQDSQPREDGPRGSSHPRALGDMPGSTSAWGASPHGDVPPLPEAVGQPCTPDPLGGERRRAGAAGISETQDALGTQGVREPPAGEVADNPLEPGLEAGAAGEAEGDVTVNTAGTRTCVSEDLPETGTTRMFSGAAVASAVPGSPGDPGCSEGALRMDAEVAPGGGCPAGPPQAEEQPRPEFPAFAEDGKIGVSSPTEPDKTRDLKLQNLDPEALDAERKIPKAGPSTLPLVPEKDAPDITDEVISDDASSAGGAESSLVPDGVIQPAALEDLENSLLAASTSHSDVSGQVSTDLTAQSTIPAAARVDLTAPASEYASLPSAPAGDGVEASVPSCQRLAKDLSRSSDSEEAFETPESTTPVKAPPAPPPPPPEVITAPEVSVQAPLEEPGCSSEPASVPDGPRSSSVEGSPFHPPPHSFSAVFDEDKPIASSGTYNLDFDNIELVDNLQTLEPRPSDPKNQDCKVNSRRKSTDSVPTSKSTLSRSLSLQASDFDGASCSGNPEATAPVADAYSAGSSSASSTLKRTKKPRPPSLKKKQTTKKPPETPPVRETQHEPTGESPDPSEENQTAGTRPEPARAEGSRSALSEEAPPEPAAAPKAACPLDCEAAEGAVPPASGGGRVQNSPPIGRRTLPLATAPEAVEVTPSDSGGQEDSPAKGLSVRLEFDYSEDKGSWDTQQETPPPTKKIGKKPVAKMPLRRPKMKKTPEKLDNTPASPTRSPAEPNDIPIAKGTYTFDIDKWDDPNFNPFSSTSKMQESPKLPQQSYNFDPDACDESTDPFKTCSKAPSSPSKSPASFEIPASAVEANGVDGDGLNKPAKKKKTPLKTMVEDVMSVCSLFDTFRVKKSPKRSPLSDPPSQDPTPVATPETPPVISAVVHATDEEKLAVTNQKWTCMTVDLEADKQDYPQPSDLSTFVNETKFNSPTEELDYRNSYEIEYMEKIGSSLPDNDAPKKQALYLMFDTSQESPVKSPPVRMSESPTPCSGSSFEETEALVNTGAKIQHPVARGLAPNQEPHLQVPEKSSQKELEAMALGTASEVMEITAPEGSFASADALLSRLAHPASLCGALDYLEPDLAEKNPPVFAQKLQEELEFAIMRIEALKLARQIALAARSRQDTKREAAHPPDVSISKTALYSRIGTAEVEKPAGLLFQQPDLDSALQIARAEIITKEREVSEWKDKYEESRREVMEMRKIVAEYEKTIAQMIEDEQREKSVSHQTVQQLVLEKEQALADLNSVEKSLADLFRRYEKMKEVLEGFRKNEEVLKKCAQEYLSRVKKEEQRYQALKVHAEEKLDRANAEIAQVRGKAQQEQAAYQASLRKEQLRVDALERTLEQKNKEIEELTKICDELIAKMGKS